One Micropterus dolomieu isolate WLL.071019.BEF.003 ecotype Adirondacks linkage group LG23, ASM2129224v1, whole genome shotgun sequence DNA window includes the following coding sequences:
- the sra1 gene encoding steroid receptor RNA activator 1, protein MEDMYIKPGNQERGWNDPPQFSYGLQMARGPHRNLLNKRAAPAAASDAGAPPMAPPSCSPLAPPPCGLAPPPLHPARPPGGSVATPPPPLGPVRSQKEADSSQSESEPDVEGVLLVLNRALAACRQTVRDQVCNDVAKRLRLLEDSWRSGRLSLPVRRRMDALSLELQAGRWDSADEIHRSLMVDHVTEVSQWMVGVKRLIAETRKLSPELLEPLQKPAGPVQDPAGPVQDPAEPVQDSAGPVQDPAEPVQDSAGPVQDPAGPVQDAVSQS, encoded by the exons ATGGAGGACATGTACATTAAACCAG GTAACCAGGAGCGGGGATGGAACGACCCCCCTCAGTTCTCATACGGCCTCCAGATGGCCCGCGGACCGCACAGGAACCTCCTGAACAAGagagcagctccagcagcagcttcag ATGCAGGAGCCCCGCCCATGGCTCCTCCCTCATGCAGTCCTCTGGCCCCACCTCCATGTGGTCTGGCCCCGCCCCCTCTGCACCCAG CTCGTCCTCCAGGAGGCAGCGTGGCCACGCCCCCTCCGCCCCTGGGACCAGTGAGAAGTCAGAAAGAGGCcgacagcagccaatcagagagtgAGCCTGATGTGGAGGGCGTGCTGTTGGTGTTGAACCGAGCGCTCGctgcctgcagacagacagtcaga GATCAGGTGTGTAACGACGTGGCAAAGAGGCTCCGCCTCCTGGAGGACAGCTGGAGGTCGGGCAGACTGAGCCTGCCGGTCAGGAGACGCATGGACGCCCTGTCTCTGG AGTTACAGGCTGGCCGCTGGGACTCAGCTGATGAGATCCACCGCTCGCTGATGGTCGATCATGTGACCGAAGTTAGCCAATGGATGGTCGGCGTCAAACGACTCATCGCTGAGACCCGAAAACTGAGTCCAGAGCTATTAGAACCACTTCAGAAACCAGCAGGACCAGTCCAGGACCCTGCAGGACCAGTCCAGGACCCTGCAGAACCAGTCCAGGACTCTGCAGGACCAGTCCAGGACCCTGCAGAACCAGTCCAGGACTCTGCAGGACCAGTCCAGGACCCTGCAGGACCAGTCCAGGACGCAGTCTCCCAGTCCTGA